A window of Fictibacillus halophilus contains these coding sequences:
- a CDS encoding flagellar hook-basal body protein: protein MLRGFYNAAAGMLAQQRKQEILTNNMANANTPGYKADNASLRTFPTMLLQHMGETEMNGKKLPNNYPIGPAALSTGVYVQETAPNFLQGDMRETGIKTDMALLQGQVPLDPETGKPGGLFFRLNVNGEERFTRNGHFSVDAEGSLVTPEGYYVLGTDGNPITVSSDNFTVNKDGTVLDNGAVAGQIDVAYITNPNDLVKEGTGLFRLDGNGNAPSALGNPNITYNVQQGFVERSNVNTEQTMTEMLTAYRAFEANQKVLQAYDRTMEKASNEIGRIG, encoded by the coding sequence GTGTTAAGAGGCTTCTATAATGCTGCAGCCGGCATGCTGGCACAGCAGCGCAAACAAGAAATTTTAACAAATAACATGGCGAATGCGAATACGCCTGGATATAAAGCGGATAATGCGAGTCTGCGCACGTTCCCAACGATGCTGCTTCAGCATATGGGAGAAACAGAAATGAACGGAAAAAAATTGCCAAACAATTATCCAATCGGACCCGCGGCACTTTCAACAGGTGTTTACGTGCAGGAAACAGCACCTAACTTTCTGCAAGGAGACATGCGCGAGACGGGGATCAAAACGGATATGGCTCTTCTTCAAGGACAAGTTCCGCTTGACCCGGAAACAGGAAAGCCCGGCGGACTCTTTTTCCGATTGAACGTGAACGGTGAAGAGCGTTTTACGCGAAACGGCCATTTTTCAGTGGACGCAGAAGGTAGTCTTGTAACGCCGGAAGGATATTATGTGCTTGGAACAGATGGCAACCCGATAACGGTGAGTAGCGATAATTTTACAGTGAACAAAGACGGTACGGTGCTCGATAACGGTGCAGTTGCGGGGCAGATTGACGTTGCGTACATCACCAACCCTAACGATCTGGTAAAAGAAGGCACAGGCTTGTTCAGGCTAGATGGAAACGGGAATGCGCCGAGTGCGCTTGGAAATCCAAACATCACATACAACGTGCAGCAAGGTTTTGTAGAACGGTCGAACGTGAACACCGAACAGACGATGACAGAGATGCTGACGGCTTACCGTGCGTTTGAAGCCAACCAAAAAGTACTTCAAGCTTACGACCGAACGATGGAAAAAGCATCGAACGAAATTGGCCGAATCGGCTAG
- a CDS encoding rod shape-determining protein produces the protein MFSRDVGIDLGTANVLIYVKGKGIVLDEPSVVAIDTNTGKALAVGEEARRMVGRTPGNIVAIRPLKDGVIADFEVTEQMLKHFINKINVKGMFAKPRILICTPTNITSVEQKAIKEAAQKCGAKHIFLEEEPKVAAIGAGMDIFQPSGNMVVDIGGGTTDIAVLSMGDIVTSSSIKMAGDKFDTEILQYIKKEYKLLIGERTAENIKLNVATVYERDEELEIRGRDMVSGLPRTITVGSKEIQRALMEPVMVIVQAAKSVLEKTPPELSADIIDRGIMLTGGGALLHGIDQLFADELKVPVLIAEEPMRAVAQGTGLMLEHMDKIAKRKVF, from the coding sequence ATGTTTTCAAGGGACGTTGGAATTGACCTTGGTACCGCTAATGTACTGATTTATGTAAAAGGAAAAGGAATCGTGCTCGATGAACCATCTGTAGTTGCGATCGACACGAATACTGGAAAAGCACTCGCTGTAGGAGAAGAAGCCCGCCGCATGGTAGGCCGTACGCCTGGGAACATCGTGGCGATCCGTCCGTTAAAAGATGGCGTAATCGCTGACTTTGAAGTAACCGAGCAGATGCTGAAACATTTTATTAATAAGATTAACGTAAAAGGCATGTTTGCCAAGCCTAGAATCTTGATCTGTACACCAACGAACATTACGTCCGTTGAACAAAAAGCGATTAAAGAAGCTGCGCAAAAGTGCGGAGCGAAACATATTTTCCTTGAAGAAGAGCCGAAAGTGGCTGCAATTGGGGCGGGGATGGATATCTTCCAGCCGAGCGGCAATATGGTTGTGGACATCGGTGGTGGCACAACTGACATTGCGGTCTTGAGTATGGGAGATATCGTTACGTCCTCTTCTATTAAGATGGCTGGGGACAAGTTCGATACAGAAATCCTTCAATATATTAAAAAAGAGTACAAGCTGTTGATCGGTGAACGTACGGCTGAAAACATTAAGTTGAACGTCGCTACGGTTTACGAGCGTGACGAAGAACTCGAGATCCGCGGACGTGACATGGTATCAGGACTTCCACGTACGATTACAGTAGGTTCTAAAGAAATCCAACGCGCATTGATGGAGCCGGTGATGGTTATCGTTCAAGCGGCTAAGAGCGTGTTAGAAAAAACGCCGCCTGAATTATCCGCTGACATCATCGACCGTGGAATCATGCTAACAGGTGGTGGAGCGCTTCTTCACGGAATTGACCAGCTGTTTGCAGATGAATTAAAAGTACCTGTGTTGATCGCAGAAGAGCCGATGAGAGCAGTTGCTCAAGGAACAGGCTTAATGCTTGAACATATGGATAAAATCGCGAAAAGAAAAGTGTTTTAA
- the spoIIID gene encoding sporulation transcriptional regulator SpoIIID, whose protein sequence is MHDYIKERTIKIGRYIVETRKTVRMIAKEFGVSKSTVHKDLTERLPEINPDLANNVKEILEYHKSIRHLRGGEATRVKYKKGTEEVVQ, encoded by the coding sequence GTGCACGATTACATCAAAGAGCGAACCATCAAGATAGGACGGTATATCGTGGAGACAAGAAAAACAGTCCGCATGATCGCAAAAGAATTCGGGGTTTCCAAAAGCACGGTGCATAAAGACCTCACCGAGCGGCTGCCTGAAATTAATCCTGATCTTGCAAACAACGTAAAAGAGATCCTCGAATACCATAAGTCCATCCGCCACTTGAGAGGTGGAGAAGCGACTCGCGTAAAGTACAAAAAAGGCACAGAGGAAGTTGTTCAGTAA
- a CDS encoding M23 family metallopeptidase — protein sequence MKEEEKQNKKTVPMKGKSAMKKRWVYPAVYLSFAAVILTSVLWYQNDAKNTENNNTPDSALEDNGAAVPVSLTKEVFQMPVAEPEAIEVVKDFFSPEAPAQEQEAALVFYNNIYYQNRGIDLATADNKAFDVTAALSGNVVKVAKDPALGFVVEVEHDKGVVTHYSSLASVSVKQGDQVKQGAVLGQAGENAYDTDAKIHAHFEVRKDGEAVDPVMAWDQSVAQLATAVDDSRKEMKKAEEKKAAEEQKKAEDKKPAEEKKQAPKAEDKGSKDTKDTKDSKDTKDTKDMKDTKDGKDANREQESSSQSAEDTNAPAADDSGANE from the coding sequence ATGAAAGAAGAAGAAAAACAAAACAAAAAAACAGTACCGATGAAAGGTAAGAGTGCTATGAAAAAACGTTGGGTTTATCCTGCAGTATACTTAAGCTTTGCAGCAGTCATTCTAACTTCTGTTCTATGGTATCAAAACGATGCGAAGAATACGGAGAATAATAATACTCCAGACAGCGCATTAGAGGACAATGGAGCAGCAGTGCCTGTATCCCTAACAAAAGAAGTTTTCCAAATGCCAGTTGCTGAACCTGAAGCCATTGAAGTTGTAAAAGATTTCTTTAGCCCGGAAGCACCAGCTCAAGAACAAGAAGCAGCCCTTGTATTCTATAACAATATTTACTACCAAAACCGTGGTATCGACTTAGCGACTGCTGATAACAAAGCATTTGACGTAACAGCAGCATTAAGTGGTAACGTTGTAAAAGTAGCAAAAGATCCTGCACTAGGGTTCGTAGTAGAAGTAGAGCATGACAAAGGTGTAGTCACACACTACTCATCACTTGCTTCTGTATCTGTTAAGCAAGGTGACCAAGTGAAGCAAGGCGCAGTTTTAGGACAAGCTGGTGAGAACGCATACGATACAGATGCGAAGATCCACGCACACTTCGAAGTTCGTAAAGACGGAGAAGCAGTCGACCCAGTGATGGCTTGGGACCAATCTGTTGCACAACTTGCAACCGCTGTTGATGACTCTCGTAAAGAGATGAAAAAAGCGGAAGAGAAAAAAGCAGCAGAAGAGCAGAAGAAGGCTGAAGATAAAAAGCCTGCTGAAGAAAAGAAGCAAGCACCAAAGGCTGAAGACAAAGGTTCTAAAGATACAAAGGACACAAAGGATTCTAAAGATACAAAAGATACAAAAGATATGAAAGACACGAAAGATGGCAAAGATGCCAACCGTGAGCAAGAATCATCATCTCAATCGGCAGAAGATACGAATGCTCCTGCAGCAGACGACTCTGGTGCTAACGAATAA
- the spoIID gene encoding stage II sporulation protein D produces MNVNIKPLIWILAIFVAIIVLLPTILVLPFSSEPPEWKEEKAARPSERVLALEVPHSDIVVPVFRKSMDTVQNIPLEEYVAGVVASEMPADFELEALKAQALTARTFIVKALLNRGKDDSLPEGAVVSDTVMHQVYKGNEELETLWGDDFNKKIEKIIKAVSETKGQILTYEGDPIQASFFSTSNGFTVNSEDYWKNEYPYLRSVESPWDKKESPKYTETIQLPVRTVEQKLGVSLTKDGQIGKVVATTSGKRIGKWAIGKKEFTGKEVREKLELRSTDFQMKKKGKQVTVTTRGYGHGVGLSQYGANGMAKEGKTYKEIVNHYYKGIEIADYKPIADKGLAYQPQ; encoded by the coding sequence GAATGGAAAGAAGAGAAGGCTGCGCGTCCATCTGAGAGAGTGCTAGCTTTAGAAGTCCCTCATTCTGACATCGTCGTGCCTGTTTTCAGAAAATCGATGGATACGGTTCAGAACATCCCGTTAGAGGAGTATGTGGCGGGAGTGGTCGCTTCTGAAATGCCCGCAGACTTTGAGTTAGAAGCGCTGAAAGCACAAGCGCTGACCGCACGAACGTTTATAGTCAAAGCTCTACTAAACCGCGGCAAAGATGATAGTCTGCCAGAAGGAGCAGTCGTGTCAGACACGGTGATGCATCAAGTGTACAAAGGAAACGAAGAGCTAGAGACCCTTTGGGGAGATGACTTTAACAAAAAAATAGAGAAGATCATCAAGGCAGTCTCTGAGACAAAAGGACAGATCCTAACGTATGAAGGAGATCCGATCCAAGCAAGTTTCTTTTCCACAAGCAACGGCTTCACAGTGAATTCCGAGGACTATTGGAAAAACGAATACCCTTATTTAAGAAGTGTAGAAAGTCCATGGGATAAAAAAGAATCTCCGAAGTACACAGAGACCATCCAGCTGCCTGTCAGAACGGTAGAGCAGAAGCTCGGCGTTTCACTAACAAAGGACGGTCAGATCGGAAAAGTGGTAGCCACAACGAGCGGAAAACGAATTGGCAAATGGGCGATCGGTAAAAAAGAGTTCACTGGAAAAGAAGTGCGAGAGAAGCTGGAGCTACGGTCGACTGATTTCCAGATGAAGAAAAAAGGAAAGCAAGTTACCGTGACAACACGAGGATATGGTCATGGAGTGGGACTGAGCCAATATGGTGCGAACGGAATGGCAAAGGAAGGTAAGACGTACAAAGAGATCGTAAACCACTATTACAAAGGGATTGAGATTGCAGATTATAAACCGATTGCTGACAAAGGGCTCGCGTATCAGCCTCAGTAA